Below is a window of Mesomycoplasma bovoculi M165/69 DNA.
TATTTTCATCTATTTCACCTTTGTGAATTCCTTTTGTATAAAATGAAATAGGCGCTATATCTGGAATTCTTTGAAAAGTAGGAATGAATAATTTATCTTTATTTTTAGGATCTGGAGTTGTCATTGCTCTGTAATAAGCATTTTCTGGTAAGGGTTGGTCTACTTCTCTTGCTAATTTTTCTAATTCTAATGAGTACTTTGGATGATTTAATCCATTTCAAGGAGTAAATTGTTTTTCTTTTTTCAAGTTATGATTAGTAATCGCTAATTTTTCACTACCATATTTGCTAGTGAAAAAATCATGTAATTTTTGAGGAAAATCATATTTGTATTGGTCTTCGACAATGCGTTTCCCATTTTTAAATTCAGGAATGGTTTGATCATTTTGATCATTTTGATCTGTATTGTCAGCACTTTTTGCATTCTTAATAAATTTATCAATCGAATTGTGACAAATATTATTTTCTTTTGTTAATTTTGAAGATTCAGATTTTGTTTTGGATTCAACCTTTAAAATATTATCTAATGAATGAATTGATAATTTTATTTGATTTTCAGAAATATCATTTTTTTCAATAGATTCTCTAATATGATTAACATTTTGAGTTAACAGTTTTAATTTTTGCTTTTTAGTTTGGTCATCAATATTTAGTTCATTTATTTTTTTAGTTAATTGCTCAAATGAGTTTGTTAGCAAAGTCAAATTTGCACTTTCTGGTTTTGAAGCGGGTGTATCAACAGGAGTTTTGGTAGATTTTTCTTTTGAATCATCAAGATTATTAGAATTTTTATTTGCAAGATTATTTTGAGAATCATCTATTTTTTTAGAATTTAATTTTGGAGAAACAAATTCATTTGTAGATTGACAAGCGGTTAAAGAGGCAAAAGTGGTAATAGATAAAAATAGAAATAATATTGTTTTTGTTTTCTTATTTAAAGAAAAAAATGATTTTAACCGTAATAAAGTGACCATTAATTTTGTTTTCATTTTGTGCTTCAACATTTTCCTTTTAATTAGCATAAAAAATACTTATTTAACTACTCATAAATTAAAATTGGAGTAATCTTTTGTTCGCCCATTCTAGTTGATAATTCTAAGATAACAGCATTAAATTGGCAACGGTTACTAGATGTTACAAATCTAGTGCTGTGATTGTAACGAGACATTCTATAAACATCTAAAAAATTTACTCCAATAGCATCATTGGCTGGACCTGTCATTCCCACATCTGTAATAAATAAAGTTCCATAAGACAAACGACGAGCATCACTTGTTTGCACATGAGTGTGAGTTCCAAGTACAGCATTGACTTTACCATTTAAATAAATTCCTAAAACATTTTTTTCACTTGTAGTTTCAGCATGAAAGTCAACGATGTGAAAATCACTTTTATCATTTGCTATGACTGGATCAATGGCATCAAAAAAGTTTTGTGCTTCTTTTTCTTGTCATGGTTTGTCTAATTTATTAAAAGTGATACCAAGTAGTGATGTTACTCTAAAAATTTTGTTGTTTCTTTCTATAGTCACACTCCCCTTACCTTCATAATGGTCTGGGATATTGAGTGGTCTTACAATGTCACCATTATTAATAATTAGATTTATATCTGGGTTGAATCAAACATGATTTCCTACTGTAAAAACATCAATTCCGATTTTTTTTAGGTAACAATAATCTGCTTGATTAAGACCTTTTCGTCCAGTAATATTTTCGGCTTGAGCAATGACTAAATCAAAATTGTGTTCTTTTTTCAGTTCGTTAAATGTTTTTTCAAACATTTTAATACCTGGTTGACCAAAAATATCACCAATAAATAAGACTTTTGCTGTTTTCATAATTATCCTTGTTTAGTTTTTGAAAAACCTTTCATCAAGTTTATATCATTTGCCAATTGTATCTAATGACTTAGTATTGACCTGATAATATTCAGATAAAATTTCTTTTATCCTTTCATTAATGTAAAACTTGTCAGTTTGTTGATTTTCAATACACTTTGTCCAAAATAAATGTGGTATTTTTTCTCAAATTCCACCAATTTCTTCATGTAGATTCTCTTGATTTTCATCAAAATCACAAGCTCAAAGAAATTGTTTGCACACATAGTTTTCAAAATCTTTTATTTTTGATATTTCTACAATTAGTTTTATAAATTTTACTAGTGTTTCTGGACATACTTTATTAGTTTTTTCTACAAATCTCTCACTGTAAATATGTAAAAAGTAAGCTTTGGATTTTACATTGACTAAAAAATTATTAAAACCATAATTTACAATTGAAAGAATTTCTTTTAGCCTAATAAAAAAATTAAAAAAGTTAGAATCTGTAAATTTTATGGAAAAAGCTATCACACTATATGATTTTTTTGAAAATTTATAATTAAGATGACTAAAAAGTGAATTAACAAACATAGGTTTATTCTCTTCAACTGGAATTAATGAATCTACTAAAGTTTTATTATTTTTTATTTTTGAACTAGTGCTTTTTTTAGGTTTTACTTTTGTAGTCTCCTTTAATTTCTTTAATTCTAATTCTACATCAATTAGCATACCTTTTTTTACATATTCATTATATTCTGAAACTTTACCACAAAATAGTTTCCTTTTGGAAATTTTTTCATTATCATCTTTGTTAAAATAAACTTTGTATTCATTCCCATTAAATAAAAAATTTAATTTCTCACCTTTAGCTTGATTTGCAATTTTAGATGTTGGTTGCAAATTGTCCTTGTGGTTTTGAGAGAAGTTTGAAATTAAATTAGTTTTTTTAAATTCATTACACTTACTTTTTGGAATAATATGGTCTCTGTCCCACTCACCCTTTACATATTCTTCTTTTTTAATTTCCACACCAGCAAAATCAAAATATCGACCATCTTTAGATTTTTTAGGAAAATATATATCTCAAATTTCATAAGCTTTTTTAATTGTTGCGGGTTTTGGCCCTCTCTTTGTTGTTTTTTTGGTTTTAGTTTGTGGTTGATTTGTGTTTGAATTAGAAGTTTTTGAATTGCTTTTTAAAATTACTACTTTAGTTTTTTTATCTTTTGTTTTCTCTTCAGATTTTAAATCTTGTTTATTTTTATTCATTTTTTAAAAATCACCCTCCTTTAATAAAAAAAGATGCAAAAATTATTTAGCATCTTGTGGTCTATTTTAGATATGGTGCCAACAACAGGAATCGAACCTGCGACCCCATCCTTACCATGGATGTGCTCTACCGACTGAGCTATGATGGCTTAATATTTAATTAACGGGTTAATTATAATATATTAATGTGAAAAAATAAGAATTTTTGAGCATTATTTTACTATTTTTACTTATTTTGCATCTTTTTCAAACATATTTTTTAAAAAAAATTTTTAATCTAAGAATGTTTATAAATAAAAATTAATCATAAATTTTTTCTCAAATTTTGTCTTTTCAAATACCTTTTTCTTCATTTTTAGCAGCTTCTTGAACTTTAGAAAATAATTCAAAAAGTTTTTTGTATTGAGGATAATAATATTTACTTTTAGAATTTTTGATATCAAAAAATCGCATTTGAGCTAAGCCATAACTTAATTGTTCAAAACTAGCATTTTTGCCATCTATTTCAACAATAGCAACCTTGCGATCATAAGCATCTGTGGCTGCAATTGTAATTTTAACTAATTTATTTAAAACTAAATCACTTAAAATTTTTTGTGCCTTCAAGCCATACAACTTACTTAAACGAGCATCTAATTTCTTCTTTTTATGTTTGATATGTTGTTTGGGTTTCAACTCTGGAGTATCAATTCCAAAAAGCCTGATCCGATTACCTATATAATCAGTGAAAGTGTCACCATCATAAACACTTTTTACAATAGTATAATAACTTTTACCAACTGATAATTTGGTTTCTTTTTTGACAAGTGGAAAATCTAATTTTTTCTCATTTATACTTATTTTGTAAGGAGAAATTGTGTTTGAATTTGATATTGAGCAACTAACAAAAAAGAAAAGAGAAGATAAAAGGATTAATAATTTTTTAAAAATGAGTCAATTTTCCTTTTTTGGTCTCGTTCTTTAATGGTTTGCCTTTTATCATATTTGGTTTTCCCTTTTCCAATTCCTAAAACAATTTTAATCTTACCATTTTGTCAACCAATAATTTGTGGAATAATGCTAATTCTTTCCTTTTCTTTGAGACTAAATAACTTACGCAATTCTGCTTTGGTAAGTAGTAATTTACGAGATCTAGTCAAATCTCCTGGAACATTCATATATTGTCCTACATGAATATTGCTCACAAATAATTCGCCATCTTTAAAATAGCAAAAACTTGATTTTAAATTCACATTTCCAGCTCGAATTGACTTGACTTCTCAACCCAAAAGTGAGACACCAGCTGTGAGTTGTCAGTCAATTTGATAGTCATAGTTAGCAACTTTATTTTTAGCAATCTGTTTCATTTTTTAATTGTTATAATTATATTACATTTTTTAGAGGTTTTTGCATATGAAAAAAGAAAATAATAGGAAAATTGATACAAAAATTATTAATTTTTTAATGGCAATTGACAAAACAAATGGTCCTTCTAAGCAACAAGTTATTAATTCCAAGTCCGACTTTGGAATTAATCAATTGCCAACTATTAAGCCAAAATCACTTGCAAAAAGAATTTTGGAATTACTTTTAGAACCACTTACAATAGTGCTTTTATTTGTTATTATAATTTCTTTAATTTTAACTATTGTTTTTCATCATGAAAACAAATTGTCAGAACAAATTGTTGCTTATTTAGAACCTATATTAATCGCATTTATCATTGCAATTAATATTTTTTTTAGTTTAATACAAGAAAATAAAACTAAACAAGCTTTAGATGCTATTAAAAATCTAAACTCACCCGTAGCAACTGTGATAAGAGATGGAAAAAAGATGGAAATTGATAGCACTTTGGTACAAATTGGAGATTTACTTGTTTTAAGTGCTGGTGACATTGTTGCGGCAGATGCCTTTGTAATTTCACAAATTAACTTCCAAGTCCAAGAAGCAATGCTCACAGGTGAATCAAATGCAATTTTTAAAGAAAATTTCAATGATTTTGACCAAATTGATAGTCAAATTTATGCAGGTTCGTCTGTGATTTCAGGACAAGCTATTGCTTTAGTTTATGCAATTGGGGAAAACACTAAAATGGGGGAAATTGCAAAACTAGTCTTAAACACAAAAGAATCTCA
It encodes the following:
- a CDS encoding TIGR00282 family metallophosphoesterase; this encodes MKTAKVLFIGDIFGQPGIKMFEKTFNELKKEHNFDLVIAQAENITGRKGLNQADYCYLKKIGIDVFTVGNHVWFNPDINLIINNGDIVRPLNIPDHYEGKGSVTIERNNKIFRVTSLLGITFNKLDKPWQEKEAQNFFDAIDPVIANDKSDFHIVDFHAETTSEKNVLGIYLNGKVNAVLGTHTHVQTSDARRLSYGTLFITDVGMTGPANDAIGVNFLDVYRMSRYNHSTRFVTSSNRCQFNAVILELSTRMGEQKITPILIYE
- a CDS encoding thermonuclease family protein, whose translation is MFKKLLILLSSLFFFVSCSISNSNTISPYKISINEKKLDFPLVKKETKLSVGKSYYTIVKSVYDGDTFTDYIGNRIRLFGIDTPELKPKQHIKHKKKKLDARLSKLYGLKAQKILSDLVLNKLVKITIAATDAYDRKVAIVEIDGKNASFEQLSYGLAQMRFFDIKNSKSKYYYPQYKKLFELFSKVQEAAKNEEKGIWKDKIWEKIYD
- the smpB gene encoding SsrA-binding protein SmpB — encoded protein: MKQIAKNKVANYDYQIDWQLTAGVSLLGWEVKSIRAGNVNLKSSFCYFKDGELFVSNIHVGQYMNVPGDLTRSRKLLLTKAELRKLFSLKEKERISIIPQIIGWQNGKIKIVLGIGKGKTKYDKRQTIKERDQKRKIDSFLKNY